One bacterium DNA segment encodes these proteins:
- a CDS encoding radical SAM protein encodes MKRTPFVESCLVIGQCAVNWFARRPLAVSFEVTNSCTCNCRHCDHGGPVDEAERITPDDIRRWMKVLHPGGIQISGGEPLLRDDIIECVRATQRVGGLPYTVFVTNASLLSEEKYLALRDAGADQFSVSLDFPDERHDDFRRHPGLFAHLDALLPRLAALGHDDIVLNTAITRENYKHVNDIAELAGKWGVNISFSAYSPRRTGDMSYMVTDPLELAELRRQFDLLLERKGNDPHGRIVNSCTTLEETYEYFENGGTPGCTAGLRFLVITADGYLQPCSMHFRKYLDQRKLAEEFTPGNECDECYVAIRSYLDKGFWQLLRENVVDHFSFRLRRDRARAG; translated from the coding sequence ATGAAAAGGACGCCCTTCGTAGAATCCTGTCTCGTCATAGGCCAGTGCGCGGTCAACTGGTTCGCGCGCCGGCCGCTCGCCGTCTCGTTCGAAGTGACGAATTCGTGCACCTGCAACTGCCGCCACTGCGACCACGGCGGCCCGGTTGACGAAGCCGAGCGCATTACGCCCGACGACATCCGCCGCTGGATGAAGGTCCTGCACCCGGGCGGCATCCAAATTTCCGGCGGCGAGCCGCTGCTGCGCGACGACATAATAGAGTGCGTTCGCGCGACCCAACGCGTCGGCGGCCTGCCCTACACCGTCTTCGTCACTAACGCCTCGCTCCTAAGCGAGGAGAAGTACCTGGCGCTGCGCGACGCCGGGGCGGACCAGTTCTCGGTCTCGCTCGACTTCCCGGACGAGCGGCACGACGACTTCCGCCGTCACCCGGGCTTGTTCGCTCACCTCGACGCGCTGCTGCCGCGGCTGGCCGCGCTCGGCCACGACGACATCGTCCTCAATACCGCCATAACGCGGGAGAACTACAAGCACGTAAACGACATCGCGGAGCTCGCCGGCAAATGGGGCGTCAACATATCGTTCAGCGCGTACTCGCCGCGGCGCACCGGCGACATGTCGTACATGGTAACCGACCCGCTCGAGCTGGCGGAGCTGCGCCGGCAATTCGACCTCTTGCTCGAGCGCAAGGGGAACGACCCGCACGGGCGCATCGTCAACTCCTGCACCACGCTGGAAGAAACGTACGAATATTTCGAGAACGGCGGGACGCCGGGCTGCACCGCGGGGCTCCGCTTCCTGGTCATCACCGCCGACGGCTACCTGCAACCGTGCTCGATGCACTTCCGCAAGTATCTGGACCAGCGCAAATTGGCCGAAGAGTTTACCCCCGGCAACGAGTGCGACGAGTGCTACGTCGCCATTCGCTCGTATTTGGACAAGGGGTTCTGGCAGCTACTCCGCGAGAACGTCGTCGACCACTTCTCGTTCCGGCTGCGGCGGGACCGCGCTCGAGCCGGCTAG